The following are encoded together in the Hippoglossus stenolepis isolate QCI-W04-F060 chromosome 12, HSTE1.2, whole genome shotgun sequence genome:
- the LOC118118773 gene encoding Hermansky-Pudlak syndrome 6 protein: MAGFVLEQLSDFGDFIGGTELGEALEAAHHGLSDVRMSPDGRHVHVILRKPKAGLVTFDKYVRAQPVHNQKKLDLCATRAVPIVDVLYLDHNNNNNNHSSSSSRDAVAVVYENGKAEFWRFQEGKAGWHLLQTSDLCNSPRARVVSVCVCANLIIWCEERPPSESSPALGSTRNKFRYCVCRRDFEVEEGAVSLGGVKIALHNNPKFTLVSSGEYVHLLPDLKVKPLLSISKLFLSWSPRQDSFRISTTCKNTALKKLSAKESDFKRLVTDSLGFLSTLEPPEIYDVSPTGCGGLLLLLSTGWLCLLQKDGMLRQLYKQADNCLAKYGTHTSLCMYQDTVVLLVGQNLHLIDMNSGRELEKIVLKREGVLYANQADRQTPHLLSENGLFVVVNKETDSRDCNYKVKPSDISRAECIHPGALLVEAVFEEACKYYQQRSLSSTQLTVDTLKKGGRFQAPISLASILGNYISTGSKQKGAEVSQNGGGGCMAGQDKLMGSLEAELKALVSLEELKGSLVRGSVKEVEAVCEILVEKEVARLLSLSELDKEPLLYLNSIFSIFPCQAWRAAQAALQIHHNGEGTLSSSAPTDVWKTVLGPASASRSPAALRLSSGGPRQNHSPKGDRTANCNVKSSSSTSPASLPVFELLCQSVFHFQPSWLPKFLELAQQQQGSAGLGLSLASSSWNFSGGRGREGGENNVPLYKRALGVLSSLCSDGEQQQNLEVELLLVSGRPNAILQAMRVLVAKQKWERVMQVAQTFCKPSPLLNKEIFTTLLCEVAHHRELDPYLELLWTLCPEDLTVTTIINLVLKSLPSPNTPSSSTSSSSFSMSTTASSSPAPFADSHSNQLTIGLLKPLLRKVLQRETKPSQHYADILQSPLFPPPAPPRQPAEQPGNIADPSTDLGGNISPSLLTESPEQQSSTHTTVQRATVTIPANPFCFT, translated from the coding sequence ATGGCGGGGTTCGTTCTGGAGCAGCTGTCTGATTTCGGGGACTTCATCGGCGGCACGGAGCTGGGCGAGGCTCTTGAAGCGGCTCACCACGGTCTGTCGGACGTCCGCATGAGCCCCGACGGTCGTCACGTCCATGTCATCCTCCGAAAGCCCAAAGCCGGTCTCGTGACTTTTGACAAGTATGTAAGAGCGCAGCCGGTCCACAACCAGAAGAAGCTGGATCTGTGTGCGACCCGAGCTGTGCCCATCGTGGACGTTTTGTATCTGgatcacaataataacaacaacaaccacagcagcagcagcagtagagATGCGGTGGCCGTGGTGTACGAGAACGGAAAAGCGGAGTTCTGGAGGTTCCAGGAGGGCAAAGCAGGCTGGCACCTCCTGCAGACCTCGGACCTGTGCAACAGCCCCCGGGCCAGGGTggtctctgtgtgcgtgtgcgccaACCTCATCATCTGGTGCGAGGAGCGGCCGCCCTCAGAGAGCTCCCCGGCCCTCGGCTCCACCAGGAATAAGTTCAGATACTGTGTTTGCAGACGGGACTtcgaggtggaggagggggccGTCAGCTTGGGAGGGGTGAAAATCGCCCTCCACAACAATCCCAAATTCACCTTGGTCAGCTCAGGTGAATATGTGCACCTTCTGCCTGATTTGAAGGTGAAACCGCTGTTGAGCATTTCTAAGTTGTTCCTCTCCTGGTCCCCTCGTCAGGATTCCTTTAGGATCAGCACCACATGCAAAAACACTGCTCTGAAAAAGCTTTCGGCTAAGGAGTCTGACTTCAAGAGGCTGGTGACGGACTCTCTGGGGTTTTTATCGACTCTCGAACCGCCTGAGATCTACGACGTCTCGCCCACGGGCTGCGgcggcctgctgctgctgctcagcacgGGCTGgctgtgtctcctgcagaaaGACGGGATGCTGCGGCAGTTGTACAAACAGGCAGACAACTGCCTGGCAAAGTATGGGACTCACACGAGCCTCTGCATGTACCAGGACAcggtggtgctgctggtgggaCAAAACCTGCATCTTATAGACATGAACTCTGGCAGGGAGCTGGAGAAGATTGTGCTGAAGAGAGAAGGGGTGTTGTATGCAAACCAGGCTGATAGACAGACCCCCCACCTGCTCTCAGAAAATGGACTTTTTGTGGTGGTGAACAAGGAGACAGACTCCAGAGATTGTAACTATAAAGTGAAACCGTCTGATATAAGTAGAGCAGAGTGTATTCATCCTGGAGCCCTCCTGGTGGAGGCTGTTTTTGAGGAGGCCTGTAAATACTACCAGCAGAGGAGCCTGAGCAGCACCCAGCTCACTGTTGACACGCTGAAGAAAGGAGGCAGATTCCAGGCTCCTATCTCTTTAGCCTCCATCCTCGGGAACTACATCAGCACAGGGTCGAAGCAGAAGGGAGCCGAGGTGTCCCAGAACGGAGGAGGTGGGTGTATGGCAGGGCAAGACAAGCTAATGGGCTCTCTGGAGGCCGAGCTGAAGGCCCTGGtctctctggaggagctgaaggggAGTTTAGTGAGGGGAAGTGTTAAAGAGGTGGAGGCAGTGTGTGAAATTCTGGTTGAGAAAGAAGTAGCCAGACTGCTGTCATTGTCCGAGCTGGATAAAGAGCCTCTGCTTTACCTCAACTCCATCTTCAGCATCTTCCCGTGCCAGGCGTGGAGGGCGGCACAGGCTGCCCTGCAGATACACCACAACGGGGAGGGGACTCTGTCCAGCAGCGCTCCGACAGATGTGTGGAAAACTGTCCTGGGTCCTGCTTCAGCCTCCAGGTCCCCCGCCGCCCTCAGGTTATCAAGTGGCGGGCCAAGACAAAACCACAGCCCTAAAGGTGATCGCACAGCAAACTGTAATGTCAAATCTTCAAGCTCCACTTCCCCAGCTTCCCTCCCTGTGTTTGAACTCCTCTGCCAATCAGTTTTTCACTTCCAGCCCAGCTGGCTGCCCAAGTTCCTCGAGCtcgcccagcagcagcagggttcAGCCGGCCTGGGCCTGAGTCTGGCCTCGTCCTCGTGGAACTTCTCTGGCGGGAGAGGCAGGGAGGGCGGGGAGAACAACGTGCCGCTCTATAAACGAGCCCTGGGCGTCTTGTCCAGCCTGTGCTCGGACGgagaacagcagcagaacttggaggtggagctgctgctaGTCAGCGGGCGGCCCAACGCCATCCTGCAGGCGATGAGGGTCCTCGTTGCCAAGCAGAAGTGGGAGCGGGTCATGCAGGTGGCCCAGACGTTCTGCAAACCGAGTCCGCTGCTCAACAAGGAGATTTTCACTACTCTGTTGTGTGAGGTGGCCCACCACAGAGAACTGGACCCATACCTGGAACTTTTGTGGACTCTGTGCCCTGAGGACCTCACTGTCACCACCATAATCAACTTGGTGCTGAAAAGCCTCCCCTCCCCTAACACCCCTtcctcatccacctcctcctcttccttctccatGTCCACTACAGCCTCCTCATCCCCGGCTCCCTTTGCGGACTCCCACAGCAACCAGCTGACCATCGGGCTGTTGAAACCTCTCCTGAGAAAAGTCCTTCAGCGGGAGACCAAGCCCAGCCAGCACTACGCTGACATCCTCCAGtcccctctgtttcctcctccagcacctcctcgTCAGCCCGCGGAGCAGCCAGGGAACATCGCAGATCCCAGCACAGACTTGGGCGGCAACATATCCCCTTCTCTTCTCACAGAATCACCTGAACAGCAGtcgtccacacacacaactgtgcaAAGGGCGACTGTGACAATACCTGCTAACCCATTTTGCTTTACATAA